Proteins encoded by one window of Chryseobacterium sp. POL2:
- a CDS encoding DUF4290 domain-containing protein, with product MEYNTQRTALQMPEYGRMIQEMVEICRELPTKEARNEAAATIIEFMGQRNPHLNDEENYKHKLWNHLFILASYDLDVDSPYPILSQEELSTKPRKMPYPSFDNDYKFYGKSILQLIEHAIELDAGDEKDALIQVIANNMKKSYNVYNKEHVQDDVIFRHLKDLSNNRLDLTGLDSLDKSKIYYNTNRKNNNNNSNHNKNNRNQNTNNNAKRRHQNNQNNQKNRK from the coding sequence TCAAATGCCAGAATATGGCAGAATGATACAAGAAATGGTGGAAATCTGCAGAGAACTCCCCACCAAAGAAGCACGTAACGAAGCTGCCGCTACCATCATCGAATTTATGGGACAACGCAATCCACATCTTAATGATGAAGAAAACTATAAGCACAAACTTTGGAACCATCTTTTTATTCTAGCAAGCTATGATCTCGATGTAGATTCGCCATATCCAATATTATCGCAAGAAGAACTAAGTACAAAACCTAGAAAAATGCCTTATCCTTCTTTCGATAACGATTACAAATTCTATGGAAAAAGTATTTTGCAACTTATCGAACACGCTATCGAACTAGATGCAGGCGACGAAAAAGATGCGCTAATCCAAGTTATTGCGAATAATATGAAAAAGTCTTACAATGTTTACAATAAAGAACATGTGCAAGATGACGTGATTTTCCGCCACCTAAAAGACTTATCCAATAACAGACTGGACCTTACCGGACTAGACAGTCTGGACAAAAGTAAAATCTACTACAATACCAATCGCAAAAATAATAACAATAACAGCAACCACAACAAAAACAACAGAAACCAAAACACAAATAATAACGCAAAAAGAAGACATCAAAACAACCAAAACAATCAGAAAAACAGAAAATAA
- the murA gene encoding UDP-N-acetylglucosamine 1-carboxyvinyltransferase, which translates to MNGAFEIRGGKTLQGDITPQGAKNEALQILCAVLLTDEEVRIKNIPDIHDVNRLIEILGDLNVKIIKNGHGDYTFKADAVNFNYIKSSEFKKDGAKLRGSVMLLGPMLARYGEAYMPTPGGDKIGRRRLDTHFQGFVELGAEFSYDEDEQYYSLKAKELQGKFILLEEASVTGTANIIMAAVLAKGKTRIYNAACEPYLQQLCKMLNRMGANISGIGSNLLTIEGVDYLGGTEHTMLPDMVEIGSWIGLAAMTKSEITIKNVNWNQLGIIPDTFRKLGIQLERSGEDIYIPAQENYTIQKFIDGSILTVSDAPWPGFTPDLLSIILVVATQAKGTVLVHQKMFESRLFFVDKLIDMGAQIILCDPHRATVVGLNHETPLRGTTMISPDIRAGNALLIAALSAEGKSVIHNIEQIDRGYENIDGRLKALGADITRI; encoded by the coding sequence ATGAACGGTGCATTTGAGATAAGAGGAGGAAAAACTTTACAAGGCGATATTACACCACAAGGTGCAAAAAATGAAGCGCTTCAGATATTATGTGCTGTTTTGTTAACGGATGAAGAAGTCAGAATTAAAAATATTCCCGACATACACGATGTTAATAGGCTAATTGAAATTCTTGGTGACCTTAATGTCAAAATCATCAAAAACGGACATGGCGACTACACTTTCAAAGCCGATGCTGTTAATTTTAATTATATAAAATCCTCTGAGTTTAAAAAAGATGGCGCCAAATTGCGTGGATCGGTTATGCTATTAGGCCCGATGTTAGCGCGTTATGGCGAAGCTTATATGCCAACGCCAGGCGGTGACAAAATCGGTAGACGCCGTCTGGATACACATTTCCAAGGTTTTGTAGAATTGGGTGCCGAATTTTCTTATGACGAGGACGAACAATATTATTCTCTAAAAGCTAAAGAACTTCAAGGTAAATTTATTTTATTGGAAGAAGCTTCAGTAACAGGGACTGCCAATATCATTATGGCTGCTGTTCTAGCAAAAGGCAAAACCAGAATTTACAACGCTGCATGTGAGCCCTATCTGCAACAGCTTTGCAAAATGCTAAACAGAATGGGCGCGAATATTTCTGGTATTGGTTCAAATCTTTTAACAATCGAAGGTGTAGACTATCTTGGAGGAACAGAACACACGATGTTACCCGATATGGTGGAAATTGGCTCTTGGATTGGACTGGCAGCCATGACAAAATCTGAAATTACCATTAAAAATGTCAATTGGAATCAATTGGGCATCATTCCTGACACTTTTAGAAAATTAGGAATTCAGCTTGAGCGAAGTGGCGAAGACATTTACATTCCTGCTCAGGAAAATTATACAATTCAGAAGTTTATCGACGGATCCATATTAACAGTTTCTGATGCGCCTTGGCCAGGATTTACGCCAGATTTATTATCCATCATATTGGTGGTGGCAACACAAGCAAAAGGTACTGTTTTGGTTCATCAAAAAATGTTTGAATCCAGATTATTCTTCGTTGATAAATTAATTGACATGGGTGCACAAATTATCCTTTGCGATCCACACCGCGCAACAGTTGTCGGCCTAAACCACGAAACACCACTGCGTGGAACAACGATGATTTCGCCAGATATCCGCGCTGGTAACGCATTGTTAATCGCGGCACTTTCTGCCGAAGGCAAATCGGTAATCCACAATATTGAACAAATCGACCGTGGTTACGAAAATATCGACGGAAGACTAAAAGCATTAGGCGCTGATATTACAAGAATATAA
- a CDS encoding NADPH-dependent FMN reductase, which yields MMDTKHIGIFVGSLRKESFSRKVAEEIISLEPPTFKFKIISIGQLPLYNQDFDDHDQVPESYISFRKEVDQLDGVIFVTPEYNRGLPAVLKNAIDVASRPAGKNVWTKKPSAVISNSPGMLGAFGANHQLRQSLTSVNIYTMQQPEIYLSQISKAFDESGKIDDRTTDYLKKFINAYVDWFNKF from the coding sequence ATGATGGACACAAAACACATCGGAATTTTTGTAGGAAGCCTCCGCAAAGAATCCTTTTCCAGAAAAGTAGCTGAAGAAATCATCAGTTTGGAACCGCCAACTTTTAAATTCAAAATAATATCAATTGGGCAATTGCCGTTGTACAATCAAGATTTTGATGACCATGACCAAGTTCCCGAAAGTTATATTAGTTTCCGAAAGGAAGTTGACCAGCTCGATGGCGTTATTTTTGTAACGCCCGAATATAATCGTGGTTTGCCTGCTGTACTCAAAAATGCAATTGATGTTGCGTCGCGACCTGCTGGCAAAAATGTTTGGACAAAAAAACCAAGTGCTGTCATCAGTAATTCTCCAGGAATGCTAGGCGCTTTTGGAGCCAATCATCAATTGCGACAAAGCTTAACTTCTGTGAATATATACACCATGCAACAGCCCGAGATTTATTTAAGTCAGATTTCAAAAGCCTTTGATGAGTCTGGCAAAATAGACGATCGCACGACCGATTATTTAAAAAAATTCATCAACGCCTATGTGGATTGGTTTAATAAATTTTAA
- a CDS encoding DUF2207 domain-containing protein encodes MKRLLLIFCIFCSVFNFGQNSDRLNVSEVASTYQSERILNYHADILVNEKGGIEVTEHIKVYSLGKDINHGIFRTFLTTREFNGKNQKLKYNILSVTRDGKKEEYHSESSSGYYKIYIGNKDIDLPAGEYSYAIKYTLDNQIGFFQNYDELYWNVNGTDWAFPIDSISAKVVLPFGAKILQNACYTGEARSTATNCSSEILDNHTIGWKASHLGSGENLTIAVGFNKALIQAPPPPTFFEENGILLLLILSMLGLMAFCYQKWRTYGVDPPKPTIYPQFNVPDNLSPASLGYIKFENYKNEYLTASIVNLAIKGFLKILEQESEGFLGLRKRKYYRVEKLKNADNSLAKEEIGVLDNLFKNRDVVDFKGSYDPKIESTVESFKASLSYQHDKFLQEGNNRNILWIPALLITCIYFVALLISSYKADEMSFMIPGVFVYVALLIIYFVVTSFYKKIKIKGCAAIFLIFWALGFTIPIVLAGVAIGVDKNIKYCFQFIILSFILILAFQYYIKRPSEAKLKQQSLIDGFKMYMGAAENEQLKFHNSPKMTPEIFEKYLPYAMVLGVDKIWGEKFEIALLAMASGYTSSWYVGHFSGMGNFGSSINSSLTKSISSSSTAPSNSSSGGSGSGGGGFSGGGGGGGGGGGW; translated from the coding sequence ATGAAACGCCTGCTTTTAATATTTTGCATTTTTTGTTCAGTATTTAATTTTGGACAAAATTCTGATCGTCTTAATGTTAGCGAGGTAGCATCAACTTATCAATCGGAGCGAATACTGAACTATCATGCTGATATTTTGGTCAATGAAAAAGGTGGAATAGAAGTTACGGAACATATTAAAGTTTATAGCTTAGGAAAGGATATTAACCACGGTATTTTCAGAACTTTTTTAACAACACGCGAGTTTAATGGGAAAAATCAAAAACTTAAATACAATATTCTTTCTGTAACGCGTGATGGAAAAAAGGAAGAGTATCACTCCGAAAGTAGCTCTGGCTATTACAAAATCTACATTGGTAATAAAGATATTGACTTGCCAGCAGGCGAATATTCTTATGCAATCAAATATACATTAGACAATCAAATTGGTTTTTTCCAAAATTATGATGAGCTGTATTGGAATGTCAACGGAACAGATTGGGCTTTTCCAATAGATTCTATTTCTGCGAAAGTCGTCTTGCCATTTGGTGCTAAGATTCTTCAAAATGCTTGCTATACTGGCGAAGCGAGAAGTACCGCGACCAATTGTAGTTCAGAAATTCTTGACAATCACACCATCGGATGGAAGGCTTCCCATCTCGGAAGTGGCGAAAATTTAACCATTGCCGTGGGATTTAATAAAGCTTTGATACAAGCACCACCACCACCAACTTTCTTTGAAGAAAATGGCATTCTCCTTTTATTAATTCTGTCAATGTTGGGATTAATGGCATTTTGCTATCAAAAATGGAGAACATATGGTGTGGATCCGCCCAAACCAACGATTTATCCTCAGTTTAATGTTCCAGATAATTTGTCGCCAGCAAGTTTGGGTTACATCAAATTTGAAAATTATAAAAATGAATATCTTACAGCAAGCATCGTCAATCTCGCTATTAAAGGCTTTTTAAAAATTCTTGAGCAAGAGAGTGAAGGTTTTTTAGGTCTTAGAAAAAGAAAATATTACCGTGTTGAAAAACTGAAAAATGCAGATAATTCTTTAGCAAAAGAAGAAATTGGGGTTTTGGATAATTTATTTAAAAACCGTGATGTCGTAGATTTTAAAGGGTCTTATGATCCCAAAATTGAAAGCACAGTCGAGAGTTTCAAAGCAAGTTTGTCTTATCAACACGACAAATTTCTCCAAGAAGGGAACAACCGAAATATACTTTGGATTCCAGCATTGTTAATTACATGTATATATTTTGTAGCCTTATTAATTAGCTCTTACAAAGCCGATGAAATGAGTTTTATGATTCCAGGCGTTTTTGTATATGTTGCGCTGCTTATCATTTATTTTGTTGTCACCTCGTTTTATAAGAAAATAAAAATTAAAGGTTGTGCCGCTATTTTTTTAATATTTTGGGCGTTAGGTTTTACAATTCCAATAGTTTTGGCAGGTGTCGCCATAGGTGTTGACAAGAACATCAAATACTGTTTTCAGTTTATTATTTTGTCGTTTATCCTAATATTAGCTTTTCAATATTATATTAAACGACCTTCGGAAGCAAAGCTGAAGCAGCAATCTTTAATCGACGGATTCAAAATGTACATGGGTGCCGCCGAAAATGAACAATTAAAATTTCATAATTCACCCAAAATGACCCCCGAAATTTTTGAAAAATATTTACCTTACGCCATGGTTTTAGGCGTTGACAAAATTTGGGGAGAAAAGTTTGAAATCGCTTTGCTGGCAATGGCTTCTGGCTACACAAGTTCTTGGTATGTTGGCCATTTTTCGGGAATGGGCAACTTCGGCAGTTCTATTAATTCCAGTTTGACAAAATCGATTAGTTCCAGTTCTACTGCGCCTTCCAACAGCAGTTCTGGCGGAAGTGGCTCTGGAGGTGGCGGCTTCTCTGGCGGCGGCGGCGGTGGTGGTGGCGGTGGCGGTTGGTAA
- a CDS encoding LemA family protein: MFSLLIIIGLALVIIAYIISIYNKLVRLRNLVQEGWSSIDVMLKKRHDLIPNLVETVKGYATHERSTLDSVVQARAAALKANTVEAKESAEKNLSQAMMNLMAVAEQYPDLKANANFQQLQAELSSVEGDIEKARRYYNGTVRENNTAVESFPSNIVANMYKFEKSAFFELENPTERQVPSVKF; the protein is encoded by the coding sequence ATGTTTTCATTATTAATTATTATTGGATTAGCACTTGTTATTATTGCTTATATAATATCAATTTATAACAAATTGGTACGATTGCGTAACCTTGTGCAAGAAGGTTGGAGTAGTATTGATGTGATGCTGAAAAAACGTCATGATCTTATCCCAAATCTTGTCGAAACGGTAAAAGGCTATGCAACTCATGAACGGTCCACACTCGATAGCGTGGTACAGGCTAGAGCAGCTGCACTTAAGGCGAATACGGTAGAAGCTAAAGAAAGTGCTGAGAAAAATCTTAGTCAAGCCATGATGAATTTGATGGCGGTTGCAGAGCAGTATCCAGATCTGAAAGCCAATGCCAATTTTCAACAATTACAAGCCGAATTGTCTTCTGTAGAAGGTGATATCGAAAAAGCAAGACGTTATTACAACGGTACCGTAAGAGAAAATAATACTGCTGTGGAGTCATTCCCAAGCAATATTGTTGCGAATATGTATAAGTTTGAAAAATCTGCATTCTTTGAATTGGAAAATCCTACGGAACGGCAAGTACCAAGCGTAAAATTCTAA
- a CDS encoding DUF4833 domain-containing protein, with product MKFLVLFFSLTGFNLLTAQDNYPTPEKKTNQLFYIQHSDNRNTFVYDAIIIGKNISDTNPINIYRILYEENAEIKPLTSIQKSLAYGINFKKMDDNYFEFSLKGQKNLKLYLAFNNQQKPAVFLTVNGNKIYLEKMFIQLKNSGLKPSADYILVTGKDFETGKSVTEKLKI from the coding sequence ATGAAATTCTTAGTATTATTCTTCTCACTTACAGGTTTTAATCTGTTGACAGCCCAGGACAATTACCCAACGCCTGAGAAAAAAACCAATCAACTGTTCTACATCCAACATAGTGATAATCGCAATACATTTGTGTACGACGCCATCATCATTGGCAAAAATATTTCTGATACCAATCCCATCAACATTTACCGAATATTATATGAAGAAAATGCAGAAATAAAACCTTTGACAAGCATACAGAAATCTTTGGCTTATGGTATAAATTTTAAGAAAATGGATGACAATTATTTTGAATTTTCATTAAAAGGTCAAAAGAATCTGAAACTGTATCTCGCTTTTAATAATCAACAAAAGCCCGCCGTTTTCCTTACAGTAAACGGCAACAAAATCTATCTCGAAAAAATGTTTATCCAACTGAAAAACTCTGGGTTAAAGCCTAGCGCAGATTATATCCTAGTAACAGGTAAAGATTTTGAAACTGGCAAAAGTGTGACAGAAAAACTAAAAATCTAA
- a CDS encoding YiiX/YebB-like N1pC/P60 family cysteine hydrolase: MGKNILVLLLCLVLVHCASYSKFDGVEHGDLLFVTAKQEGLSGAINNVTQKEAQSNFDHIGLVEKSGKDYFVLHAAPRGGSQRQPMSDFLREQEHHGQRVVIYRLKNPYQNSIPYAIEKAKSLVGKDYNFDYILNENTYYCSDFIERAFRKYQIFKLEPMTFIDPKTGETNAFWKDFYQKKNLEVPEGQPGCNPNGLAASEKLERIKILE; encoded by the coding sequence ATGGGGAAAAATATTTTGGTTTTACTGTTGTGTTTGGTACTCGTACATTGCGCTTCTTATTCAAAATTTGATGGTGTGGAACATGGAGATTTACTATTTGTAACCGCGAAGCAAGAAGGACTTTCTGGGGCGATTAATAATGTGACGCAAAAAGAAGCGCAGTCGAATTTCGATCATATTGGCTTGGTAGAAAAATCAGGGAAGGATTATTTTGTTCTGCATGCTGCGCCTAGAGGCGGATCGCAACGACAGCCAATGTCGGATTTTCTGAGAGAGCAAGAGCATCATGGTCAACGTGTTGTGATTTATCGTTTGAAAAATCCGTATCAAAATAGTATTCCGTATGCGATAGAGAAAGCCAAAAGCTTGGTTGGGAAAGATTATAATTTTGATTATATTCTTAATGAAAATACCTATTATTGCTCAGATTTTATTGAACGTGCTTTTCGAAAATATCAAATTTTCAAGCTGGAACCGATGACTTTTATTGATCCTAAAACGGGAGAAACCAATGCGTTTTGGAAAGACTTTTATCAAAAGAAAAACTTAGAAGTGCCAGAAGGACAACCTGGTTGTAATCCTAATGGATTGGCAGCTTCCGAGAAATTGGAGCGTATAAAAATTTTGGAATAA
- a CDS encoding isoaspartyl peptidase/L-asparaginase family protein produces MKKIFLPFLLLGTLAFCQKKYVMVIHGGAGTITKANLSPEKEKEYRETLTKALQRGYNEIKNGKSSLDAVTVAIIVMEDSPLFNAGKGAVFTNEGKNELDASIMTGNNRKAGAVAGVTTVKNPILAAKAVMQQSEHVMMAGAGAEKFAKEKGLEIVDPKYFWTERAWNSLQKVKAMEAEKKTSKNEQKLPDYFLIDQKFGTVGAVALDKNGIITAGTSTGGMTNKKFNRIGDSPIIGAGTYANDQVGLSGTGWGEFFIRTVASKTVADRMKFLKENVKDAAQASIDDIGQLGGDGGIIALDKDGNIAMSFNTEGMYRGAVTDKGEIEVYIYK; encoded by the coding sequence ATGAAAAAAATCTTTCTTCCATTTTTACTTTTAGGAACTTTGGCTTTTTGTCAAAAAAAATATGTCATGGTTATTCATGGTGGTGCTGGCACCATTACAAAAGCCAACCTTTCTCCTGAAAAGGAAAAAGAATACCGGGAAACATTAACCAAAGCTTTACAAAGAGGCTACAACGAAATCAAAAATGGGAAATCCTCATTAGACGCTGTCACTGTAGCCATCATCGTTATGGAAGACTCACCGCTATTCAATGCTGGAAAAGGCGCCGTTTTCACCAACGAAGGCAAGAACGAACTGGATGCTTCTATCATGACGGGCAACAACAGAAAAGCAGGCGCTGTAGCGGGTGTAACAACAGTTAAAAATCCTATTCTCGCCGCAAAAGCAGTTATGCAACAATCCGAACATGTTATGATGGCGGGCGCTGGCGCAGAAAAATTTGCAAAAGAAAAAGGTTTGGAAATTGTAGATCCAAAATATTTCTGGACCGAAAGAGCCTGGAATAGCCTTCAAAAAGTTAAAGCTATGGAAGCTGAAAAGAAAACATCTAAAAACGAGCAAAAACTTCCTGACTATTTTCTAATCGATCAAAAGTTTGGAACTGTTGGCGCTGTAGCTTTAGACAAAAACGGAATCATCACGGCGGGCACATCAACGGGTGGCATGACCAACAAAAAATTCAATCGCATTGGCGATTCTCCTATTATCGGAGCAGGTACTTATGCTAACGACCAAGTGGGACTTTCAGGAACGGGATGGGGCGAATTTTTCATTCGAACGGTAGCCAGCAAAACCGTTGCAGATCGTATGAAATTTTTGAAAGAAAATGTAAAAGATGCAGCACAAGCCAGCATTGATGATATAGGACAATTAGGTGGCGACGGTGGCATTATCGCGCTGGATAAAGACGGAAATATAGCAATGTCTTTCAATACCGAAGGCATGTATCGTGGCGCTGTCACAGACAAAGGCGAGATAGAAGTTTACATTTATAAATAA
- a CDS encoding DUF1801 domain-containing protein: MQIEATSVDDYIAKVPEDRQEAIKNLVKTISDNLPKGFENVISYGMIGWAVPLSDYPDGYHCAPGTPLPFINLASQKNFVALYHMGIYADESLLHWFQEEYPKYSKRKLDMGKSCIRFKKMEDIPLPLIAELCQKVTPQDWINQYESLYKRK, translated from the coding sequence ATGCAAATAGAAGCAACGAGCGTTGATGATTATATCGCAAAAGTTCCCGAAGATCGTCAAGAAGCTATTAAAAATTTAGTAAAAACTATTAGTGACAATTTGCCAAAAGGTTTTGAAAATGTGATTAGTTACGGCATGATTGGTTGGGCTGTTCCACTGTCAGATTATCCGGACGGTTATCATTGTGCGCCAGGAACGCCTTTGCCTTTTATTAATTTGGCATCCCAAAAGAATTTTGTAGCACTTTATCACATGGGCATTTATGCAGACGAATCTTTACTACATTGGTTTCAAGAAGAATATCCAAAATATTCGAAACGAAAATTGGATATGGGGAAATCCTGTATCCGTTTCAAAAAGATGGAAGATATTCCGTTGCCGTTAATCGCTGAATTGTGTCAAAAAGTTACACCACAAGATTGGATTAATCAATATGAATCCTTGTACAAAAGAAAATAA
- a CDS encoding pyridoxal phosphate-dependent aminotransferase, whose protein sequence is MPKISQRARHMPPSPVRKLVPYALQAKQKGTKVYHLNIGQPDIETPQTALDAIKNIDLKVLEYALSEGNIDYRKALTTYYQTLGFEDLTPDNFIVTNGGSEALNFAISTLCDDGDEVIIPEPYYANYNGFTSTFNVNVVAIPSSIDSGFALPPMEEFEKKITDKTKAIIICNPGNPTGYLYTKEELQQLSDIALKHDIVVISDEVYREYVYDGKQQVSMLTFPELAENCIIIDSESKRYSMCGVRIGCMITRSKKIHDAAMLFAQARLSPVLLGQIAAAAAHVNDEAYIRSVREEYTKRRNLLVDLLNEIPGVICPKPKGAFYCVAELPVDDTEVFAQWLLESYDNNGETIMVAPAGGFYSNPELGKKQVRIAYVLKSDDLRRSAEILRDALKVYNNK, encoded by the coding sequence ATGCCAAAAATATCACAACGTGCGCGTCACATGCCGCCATCTCCGGTTAGAAAACTGGTTCCTTATGCATTACAAGCTAAACAAAAAGGAACAAAAGTCTATCATCTTAATATAGGCCAACCAGATATTGAGACTCCTCAAACGGCTTTGGACGCTATTAAAAATATAGATTTAAAAGTTTTAGAATATGCGCTTTCTGAAGGAAATATCGATTACAGAAAAGCCTTAACAACCTATTACCAAACTTTAGGTTTTGAAGATTTAACACCCGATAACTTCATTGTGACCAATGGTGGATCAGAAGCCTTAAACTTTGCAATTTCTACGCTTTGTGACGATGGTGACGAAGTGATAATTCCAGAACCATATTACGCCAACTACAACGGATTTACAAGTACTTTCAATGTAAATGTTGTAGCAATACCATCTAGTATTGACAGCGGTTTTGCACTTCCTCCAATGGAAGAATTTGAGAAAAAAATTACAGATAAAACCAAAGCTATCATTATCTGTAACCCAGGAAATCCAACAGGATATCTTTATACTAAAGAAGAACTGCAACAGCTTTCTGATATCGCGCTGAAACATGACATCGTCGTTATTTCTGACGAAGTTTATAGAGAATATGTGTACGATGGTAAACAACAAGTATCGATGTTGACATTTCCAGAATTGGCGGAAAACTGCATCATTATTGACTCGGAGTCGAAGCGTTACTCGATGTGTGGTGTAAGAATTGGCTGTATGATTACACGTTCCAAAAAAATTCATGATGCTGCAATGTTGTTTGCACAAGCGAGATTGAGCCCAGTTTTGCTAGGACAGATTGCTGCGGCAGCCGCCCATGTTAATGACGAAGCCTATATCCGCAGTGTTCGCGAAGAATATACAAAACGTAGAAACTTACTTGTTGATTTATTAAACGAAATTCCAGGTGTGATCTGTCCAAAACCCAAAGGCGCTTTCTATTGCGTTGCAGAGCTTCCTGTAGATGATACAGAAGTCTTTGCACAATGGCTTTTGGAAAGTTATGACAACAATGGAGAAACCATTATGGTAGCGCCAGCTGGCGGTTTCTACAGCAATCCCGAACTTGGAAAAAAACAGGTGAGAATCGCTTATGTTTTAAAATCCGACGATCTAAGACGTAGCGCCGAAATTCTTCGAGATGCTCTTAAAGTCTATAACAACAAATAA
- the murB gene encoding UDP-N-acetylmuramate dehydrogenase, producing the protein MIQTQKSLKSYNTFGVEARAKYFASVQSIEELKQVLQLPELESEKFLFLGGGSNILLTKDFDGCAIQLDLKGISEKQDDDNHVLITANAGENWHQFVLYCLDKNYGGLENLSLIPGNVGTSPMQNIGAYGTEIKDSFDYCEVLNLESLNIEYFNKEKCRFGYRDSIFKQEGKGKYVILNVTFRLTTQQHSIKTEYGAITTELEKLNIKNPTIQEISKAVIAIRESKLPNPKEIGNAGSFFKNPTISLEQFEVLKEKFPNIQAYPNGEWVKVPAGWLIEQCGWKGKQIGNVATHHLQSLVIINKTGNANGQEIYDFSTNIINSVKEKFGIELEREVNII; encoded by the coding sequence ATGATTCAGACGCAAAAATCTTTAAAATCTTACAACACTTTCGGAGTTGAAGCCCGTGCAAAATATTTTGCAAGCGTACAATCCATTGAGGAACTAAAACAGGTTCTGCAACTTCCCGAACTAGAATCCGAAAAGTTCCTTTTCTTGGGTGGTGGAAGCAATATTTTATTGACAAAAGATTTTGATGGTTGTGCTATCCAACTGGATTTAAAAGGAATTTCTGAAAAACAAGACGACGATAACCATGTTTTAATTACTGCAAATGCAGGCGAAAATTGGCATCAATTTGTTCTTTATTGTTTGGATAAAAATTATGGCGGCTTAGAAAATTTATCTTTAATTCCTGGAAATGTTGGTACCTCGCCTATGCAAAATATTGGCGCGTACGGCACCGAAATAAAAGATAGTTTCGATTATTGTGAAGTTCTCAATCTTGAAAGCTTAAACATTGAATATTTTAATAAAGAAAAATGTCGATTTGGATATCGTGACTCCATTTTCAAGCAAGAAGGAAAAGGCAAATACGTCATTCTTAATGTTACTTTTCGACTCACAACACAACAGCATTCTATCAAAACTGAATACGGCGCCATAACAACGGAACTTGAGAAACTGAACATAAAAAATCCGACAATCCAAGAGATTTCCAAAGCTGTTATTGCCATCCGTGAGAGTAAATTGCCCAATCCAAAAGAGATCGGAAATGCTGGTAGTTTCTTCAAAAACCCGACAATATCTTTGGAGCAATTTGAAGTTTTAAAAGAAAAATTTCCCAATATCCAAGCTTATCCTAATGGCGAATGGGTAAAAGTGCCCGCAGGCTGGCTCATCGAACAATGTGGTTGGAAAGGGAAACAAATAGGAAATGTTGCCACCCATCATCTACAATCTTTGGTGATTATTAATAAAACTGGCAATGCAAATGGTCAAGAAATATATGATTTTTCAACAAACATTATTAATTCGGTCAAAGAAAAATTCGGAATCGAATTGGAACGTGAAGTCAATATAATCTGA